The following are from one region of the Oncorhynchus masou masou isolate Uvic2021 chromosome 24, UVic_Omas_1.1, whole genome shotgun sequence genome:
- the LOC135511621 gene encoding muscarinic acetylcholine receptor M3-like, which yields MSSNSTDLGLYLTVSSPGMGIDDPDTNALHKDIWQELTSPDDNDSISGLFNFTGSHNETVTSLTYDPLGGHTVWQVVLIVFFTGLLSLVTIIGNILVVVSFKVNRQLKTVNNYFLLSLAVADLIIGVISMNLYTTYIIMGQWALGNWACDLWLAIDYVASNASVMNLLVISFDRYFSITRPLTYRAKRTTRRAGLMIGMAWFVSLVLWAPAILFWQYFAGERTVPPDKCYIQFLSEPIITFCTAIAAFYLPVTIMSVLYWRIYRETQNRARELEGLQGSGIRGRGGERAHFVHHQAGSARSCSSYELSQVSQKKTPSQALAARFHCWPMMCSWRPGSTRPIVGDADHSSSDSWNNNNAGLSVDHSGSSEDEERNGRRMMPQDHTIFSIVLNLPGMKAAVNSHLTSCEDLDIASEEDTLRGEEDSRGSLSTITTTTTTTTTPDGANTDTNSYQQRFSSRISKVQSMPAIQATRVGPLSGSPATTTKSPSMPISFREAALAKRFASRARTQITKRKRMSLVKEKKAAQTLSAILFAFIITWTPYNIMVLVNTFCNGCIPEALWALGYWLCYVNSTVNPMCYALCNKTFRTTFKMILLCHWDQRKRRRKQQFQARQSVVFHRRIPKNST from the coding sequence ATGAGCTCCAACAGCACAGACCTTGGCCTGTACCTGACCGTCAGCTCCCCAGGAATGGGCATTGACGACCCAGACACCAACGCTCTCCACAAGGACATCTGGCAGGAGCTAACCAGCCCCGATGACAATGACTCCATCAGTGGCCTCTTCAATTTTACAGGGTCGCACAACGAGACAGTGACCTCTCTGACCTATGACCCTCTTGGGGGTCACACAGTGTGGCAGGTGGTCCTCATTGTCTTTTTCACCGGTCTCCTGTCCCTGGTCACCATAATCGGCAACATCCTGGTGGTAGTATCCTTCAAGGTAAATCGCCAGCTGAAGACTGTCAACAACTACTTCCTGCTCAGCCTGGCCGTGGCTGACCTCATCATCGGGGTCATCTCCATGAACCTTTACACCACCTACATCATCATGGGCCAATGGGCGCTAGGCAACTGGGCCTGTGATCTGTGGCTGGCTATTGACTATGTGGCCAGTAACGCATCCGTCATGAACCTGCTCGTCATCAGCTTTGACCGCTACTTCTCCATCACCCGGCCACTCACCTACCGGGCCAAGCGGACCACACGGCGGGCTGGCTTGATGATCGGCATGGCCTGGTTTGTGTCCCTGGTCCTGTGGGCCCCAGCCATTCTATTCTGGCAGTACTTTGCAGGGGAGCGCACAGTGCCCCCTGATAAGTGCTACATCCAGTTCCTCTCAGAGCCCATCATTACATTCTGCACGGCTATTGCTGCCTTTTACTTGCCTGTCACTATTATGAGTGTGCTCTACTGGCGTATCTACAGGGAGACGCAGAACCGCGCACGGGAACTGGAGGGCCTGCAGGGCTCAGGgatcagagggaggggtggagaaagggCTCACTTCGTCCACCACCAGGCTGGGAGCGCCAGGAGCTGCAGCAGCTATGAGCTAAGCCAAGTTTCCCAGAAGAAGACCCCCAGCCAGGCGCTGGCCGCACGCTTCCACTGTTGGCCCATGATGTGCTCCTGGAGGCCTGGCAGCACCCGGCCCATAGTGGGGGATGCCGACCACAGCAGCAGTGACAGCTGGAACAACAACAACGCCGGGCTGTCAGTGGACCACTCGGGCTCGTCTGAGGATGAGGAGAGAAATGGTAGAAGGATGATGCCCCAGGACCACACCATCTTCTCCATAGTGCTCAACCTGCCAGGGATGAAGGCAGCCGTCAACTCCCACCTCACCTCCTGCGAGGACCTGGACATAGCCTCAGAAGAGGACACCctgagaggggaggaggacagtCGGGGCAGCCtctctaccatcaccaccaccaccaccactactaccacccctgATGGGGCCAACACAGACACCAACAGCTACCAACAACGCTTTTCCTCCCGGATCTCCAAAGTCCAGTCCATGCCTGCCATCCAGGCCACCAGAGTGGGGCCACTCTCTGGCTCCCCTGCCACAACCACCAAATCACCCTCGATGCCGATCTCCTTCAGAGAGGCAGCTCTAGCCAAGAGATTTGCCTCCAGGGCACGGACACAGATCACCAAGCGCAAGCGCATGTCTCTGGTAAAGGAGAAGAAGGCGGCACAGACCCTCAGCGCCATTCTGTTTGCCTTCATCATCACATGGACACCCTACAACATCATGGTGCTGGTCAACACCTTCTGTAATGGCTGCATCCCCGAGGCTCTGTGGGCACTGGGATACTGGCTGTGCTACGTCAACAGTACCGTCAACCCCATGTGCTATGCCCTGTGCAACAAGACCTTCCGTACCACCTTCAAGATGATACTGCTCTGCCACTGGGACCAGCGCAAGCGGCGGAGGAAGCAACAGTTCCAGGCACGGCAGTCCGTAGTGTTTCACAGGAGAATTCCTAAAAACTCAACGTAG